The proteins below are encoded in one region of Macrococcus armenti:
- a CDS encoding FeoB-associated Cys-rich membrane protein gives MSLLINIILFVLIFGYAIYTLYKFFKKSKEGKCNSCDVKQDCGCELHQIDFDHLKNKG, from the coding sequence ATGTCTCTATTAATCAATATTATTTTATTCGTATTAATTTTTGGATATGCGATTTATACGTTATATAAATTTTTTAAGAAGTCAAAAGAAGGAAAATGTAATAGCTGTGACGTAAAACAGGACTGTGGCTGTGAATTACATCAAATTGACTTCGACCATTTAAAAAACAAGGGTTAG
- a CDS encoding BRCT domain-containing protein, producing MSRYEAELSRIKPDAPINYDHLFYNKRIAITGTLHKKRKDIVQYIVNSGGIYTEDIDQIDIFIIGKSKQDISKKEGIVRNKIALGKEIMLINDEKLKSLMAFYDI from the coding sequence ATGTCACGTTATGAAGCAGAACTCAGTCGGATTAAACCCGATGCGCCTATTAATTACGATCACCTCTTTTACAATAAACGTATCGCGATTACCGGAACGCTGCATAAGAAACGAAAAGATATCGTACAGTATATCGTCAATAGCGGCGGCATCTATACAGAAGATATAGACCAAATCGATATTTTCATTATAGGAAAATCAAAACAGGATATTTCTAAAAAAGAAGGCATCGTACGTAATAAAATTGCACTCGGTAAAGAAATTATGCTGATTAATGATGAAAAACTGAAAAGCTTAATGGCATTTTATGACATATAA
- the dinB gene encoding DNA polymerase IV produces the protein MKRIIHIDMDAFFAQVEQRDNPKLNGKPVIVGGKSRNRGVVATASYEARKFGVHSAMPTSRAYQLCPDGYYVSPRFEVYRKVSQQIMEVFRSYTDIVQPLSLDEAYLDITHLVRPDLGASQIATFIKRDVYDATQLTCSAGVSYNKFLSKIASGMNKPNGLTVIHYNNVQQILDDLPIGAFPGVGKVTEAKMLKLKIATGRDLRQLSELELIEQFGKKGASLYNKARGIGTDIIEVERERKSIGKETTFAHDKNDESYILNVLNVQTEKVAAKLQSMNKVTDTITVKIKTSNFESHTKQTKLLDFTDQADKIYVTAVLLYTDLKLQNEEIRLVGVQVGNIKNKVYENLTIYDFL, from the coding sequence ATGAAAAGAATCATTCACATCGATATGGATGCGTTCTTTGCACAAGTAGAGCAACGTGATAATCCTAAACTGAATGGAAAACCGGTTATCGTTGGAGGTAAAAGTAGAAATCGAGGTGTCGTTGCAACAGCGAGTTATGAGGCGCGTAAGTTTGGCGTGCATAGTGCTATGCCAACGTCACGTGCTTATCAGCTATGTCCCGATGGTTATTACGTGAGTCCAAGATTTGAAGTATACAGAAAAGTATCTCAGCAAATTATGGAAGTGTTCAGAAGTTACACAGATATTGTGCAACCTTTGTCGTTAGATGAAGCGTACCTTGATATTACGCATCTCGTACGTCCTGATCTTGGTGCAAGTCAGATTGCGACATTTATAAAGCGCGATGTATATGATGCAACACAATTAACGTGCAGCGCCGGCGTTTCATATAATAAGTTTCTTTCGAAAATTGCGTCCGGTATGAATAAGCCGAACGGTTTAACCGTTATTCATTACAATAATGTACAGCAAATATTAGATGATTTACCAATTGGGGCATTTCCTGGTGTCGGCAAAGTTACTGAAGCGAAGATGCTTAAGCTGAAAATCGCAACAGGACGGGATTTACGACAATTATCCGAACTTGAACTTATTGAACAGTTCGGTAAGAAAGGCGCCAGTTTATATAACAAAGCGCGTGGTATCGGTACTGATATTATTGAAGTGGAGCGTGAACGTAAATCTATCGGCAAGGAGACGACATTCGCTCATGATAAGAATGATGAATCGTATATATTAAATGTATTGAATGTACAGACTGAGAAAGTCGCAGCGAAGCTTCAAAGTATGAATAAAGTGACCGACACGATTACCGTAAAGATAAAGACGAGTAACTTTGAAAGTCATACGAAACAGACAAAGTTGCTGGATTTTACAGATCAGGCAGATAAAATATATGTGACTGCAGTGCTGCTATATACAGATTTAAAACTACAAAATGAAGAAATACGTTTAGTCGGGGTGCAAGTGGGGAATATAAAAAATAAAGTGTATGAAAATCTGACGATATACGATTTTCTCTAG
- a CDS encoding type II toxin-antitoxin system RelE/ParE family toxin, whose translation MEKKRYKVTYLSTFHNDLVEIIKYFRNDLRNDVAAIKFLDNVESAVLKRCEAPLILPPVYINPALDLCFYRIIVSNYSIYYVVNNDNIEFRRIIHNKRDINTSQL comes from the coding sequence ATGGAAAAAAAGAGATATAAAGTAACTTACTTATCTACTTTCCACAATGATCTTGTAGAGATAATAAAATATTTTAGAAATGACTTGAGAAATGATGTGGCTGCAATAAAATTTTTGGATAATGTTGAAAGTGCAGTATTGAAAAGATGTGAAGCACCTTTAATATTACCACCTGTATATATAAACCCGGCATTAGATTTATGTTTTTATCGAATTATTGTATCGAACTATTCCATTTATTATGTAGTTAATAATGATAATATAGAATTTCGAAGAATTATTCATAATAAAAGAGACATAAACACCTCTCAACTATGA
- a CDS encoding type II toxin-antitoxin system Phd/YefM family antitoxin: MKIRPVSDLRNKFSEVENDVIKEDAPVFLTKNGYGTMVLMSIDKYSELAESHEAYLLESEIIARTTKERMTHKEVFDDLREKLNGKKEI, from the coding sequence ATGAAAATTAGACCTGTGTCAGATTTAAGAAATAAGTTTTCAGAAGTAGAGAATGATGTAATTAAAGAAGATGCACCTGTTTTTTTGACGAAAAATGGCTATGGGACAATGGTATTAATGAGCATTGATAAATATTCTGAGCTTGCAGAATCTCATGAAGCTTATTTATTGGAATCAGAAATAATTGCTAGAACTACAAAAGAAAGAATGACGCATAAAGAAGTATTTGATGATTTAAGGGAAAAATTGAATGGAAAAAAAGAGATATAA
- the nagA gene encoding N-acetylglucosamine-6-phosphate deacetylase, translated as MKQYIKADKFYFPYSVKGKGYLEINEGKFGKFYTSVQGEGDIIDYSGYQIAPGFVDTHIHGFGGYDVMDNNAQGLEEMSKGLLSTGVTSFLPTTLTDTFDNFYNVCQTIGQFAGKETGARIQGIYLEGPYFTETYKGAQNENYMRDPSLEEFNAWQEASGGMIRKIALAPERKGALEFIRAVTQQNIIVSIGHSNATYNEAVSAVEAGASVWVHAYNGMRNMQHRELGVVGAMYMTEDTYAELICDGHHVHPAACNVLSKQKGNNKIALITDCMRAGGLPDGEYTLGEYPVIVENGTARLQSSGNLAGSVLQLKDGVKHVIEWGVGTPEEAIRMASLIPALSVGLEDKCGQIKEGLNADFIVMDSKFNVVKTHLSGKCVYDAKG; from the coding sequence ATGAAACAATATATTAAAGCGGATAAATTTTATTTTCCGTATTCGGTAAAAGGTAAAGGATATTTAGAAATTAATGAAGGTAAGTTCGGTAAATTTTATACTTCCGTTCAAGGTGAGGGCGACATAATCGATTACTCTGGTTACCAAATTGCACCGGGGTTTGTTGATACACATATACATGGATTTGGTGGATACGACGTAATGGATAACAATGCGCAAGGTCTCGAGGAGATGAGTAAAGGATTACTTTCTACAGGTGTAACAAGTTTTCTGCCGACGACGTTAACTGATACATTTGATAATTTCTATAATGTCTGTCAAACGATAGGTCAATTCGCAGGAAAAGAAACAGGCGCAAGAATTCAGGGGATTTATTTAGAAGGGCCATACTTTACTGAAACATATAAAGGTGCACAGAACGAAAACTATATGCGTGACCCATCATTAGAAGAGTTTAATGCATGGCAGGAAGCATCAGGTGGTATGATCAGAAAGATTGCATTAGCACCAGAACGTAAAGGTGCACTTGAATTCATCCGAGCAGTCACCCAACAAAACATAATTGTATCCATAGGGCATTCAAATGCAACATATAATGAAGCAGTTTCAGCAGTAGAAGCGGGTGCATCAGTGTGGGTACATGCATACAACGGTATGAGAAACATGCAGCATCGAGAACTAGGTGTTGTTGGTGCGATGTATATGACTGAAGATACTTATGCAGAACTTATATGTGACGGCCATCACGTTCATCCTGCTGCATGTAACGTACTTTCTAAACAAAAAGGTAATAATAAAATTGCATTAATTACTGACTGTATGAGAGCAGGTGGATTGCCGGACGGTGAATACACGCTTGGGGAATATCCTGTTATCGTTGAAAATGGTACGGCACGACTGCAATCAAGCGGAAATTTAGCAGGATCAGTATTACAATTAAAAGATGGTGTGAAGCACGTTATTGAATGGGGTGTTGGAACACCGGAAGAAGCAATCCGTATGGCGAGTTTAATACCTGCACTATCTGTTGGATTAGAAGATAAATGCGGTCAGATTAAAGAAGGATTAAACGCAGACTTTATCGTAATGGATAGTAAGTTTAATGTCGTTAAAACACATCTTTCCGGTAAATGTGTGTATGATGCAAAAGGATAA
- a CDS encoding glucosamine-6-phosphate deaminase, protein MEIIKVVNPQMGGKKAFELFKASIESGAETIGLATGSTPITFYEAVINSDIDLSHVTSVNLDEYVGLSRENKQSYAYFMNDQLFKYKKLKASYLPNGETDDIDKETSRYNDILARHPIDFQILGIGSNGHIGFNEPGTSFDSTTQLVKLTPSTIEANARFFDTIDEVPTEAISMGIANIMAAKRIVLIAYGETKAEAIYNTVHGSVTEQVPASILQRHPNVTIIVDEAAGKLI, encoded by the coding sequence ATGGAGATTATAAAAGTTGTTAATCCACAAATGGGTGGGAAGAAAGCATTTGAATTATTTAAAGCATCAATAGAAAGTGGTGCAGAAACAATCGGTCTCGCTACGGGTTCGACACCGATTACGTTTTATGAAGCAGTTATTAATAGCGATATTGATTTGTCACATGTGACTTCTGTAAATCTGGATGAGTATGTAGGTTTAAGTCGTGAGAATAAGCAGTCTTATGCTTATTTTATGAATGATCAACTGTTTAAATATAAAAAGCTTAAAGCATCTTACTTACCGAATGGTGAGACTGATGATATCGATAAAGAGACTAGTCGTTATAATGATATTCTTGCGCGTCATCCGATTGACTTTCAAATACTTGGTATCGGATCTAATGGTCATATCGGCTTCAATGAACCTGGTACGAGTTTTGACTCAACAACACAACTCGTAAAGCTTACACCTTCTACGATTGAAGCGAATGCACGTTTCTTTGACACGATAGATGAAGTGCCGACAGAAGCAATTTCTATGGGCATTGCGAATATTATGGCTGCAAAGCGTATCGTTTTAATTGCGTATGGTGAAACGAAAGCAGAAGCAATTTATAATACAGTACATGGTAGTGTGACAGAGCAAGTACCTGCATCTATATTACAACGTCATCCGAATGTTACAATAATAGTGGACGAGGCTGCAGGCAAACTTATATAA
- a CDS encoding GNAT family N-acetyltransferase, producing the protein MNLKTQYNDLIKIRPLTKEDFKYVLNWSKDNRFCSANDWEENRSEKELYHWWLHCVNNKSEDFIRLGIELENKLIGYADLAYIKENSAELGIAIGESLLWGKGIGIYSSLNMIDYAATHLGITVFNAETHETNIRARKMLEKIGFKEVSRIGSEKYLGKDCNLIQFQLSLQANK; encoded by the coding sequence ATGAATTTAAAAACACAGTATAATGATTTAATTAAAATCAGACCTTTAACTAAAGAAGATTTTAAGTATGTTTTAAATTGGAGTAAAGATAACAGGTTTTGTTCAGCAAATGACTGGGAAGAAAATAGAAGCGAGAAAGAGTTATACCATTGGTGGCTCCACTGTGTAAATAATAAGTCTGAGGATTTTATTCGATTAGGAATCGAATTGGAAAATAAGTTGATTGGATATGCTGATTTAGCTTATATTAAGGAAAATTCAGCAGAACTTGGTATTGCAATTGGCGAAAGTCTACTTTGGGGAAAAGGAATCGGCATTTATTCCAGTCTCAACATGATAGACTATGCTGCTACGCATTTAGGCATTACAGTCTTTAATGCTGAAACACACGAAACCAATATACGTGCAAGAAAAATGCTGGAGAAGATAGGATTTAAAGAAGTTAGTAGAATTGGAAGCGAGAAATACTTAGGAAAAGATTGTAATCTTATACAGTTCCAACTTTCGTTGCAGGCCAATAAATAA
- the rlmD gene encoding 23S rRNA (uracil(1939)-C(5))-methyltransferase RlmD gives MKQIKFSKNEVLTGTVVDLTHEGAGVVKIEDYPFFVEGALPGEEVSIKVMKVGKTFGFARLEKVLTKSADRVEEKDIIGRRVGTMTLQHMSYDAQLKFKQHLVESAFIRLGKFNKVKVWETVGMDYPYEYRNKAQIPVRSVNGNVETGFFRKNSHQLVPVENFYIQHKAIDEAIVKVRDILRKYDIVPYNERNHNGEIRHIVVKRGHYTGQLMIILVTNKKRLANIDSITHDIVKSIENVESVVLNFNNQEGNVILGRNNTVLHGTPYYTDKMLGLEFRVSPNSFFQVNTPQAETLYKLALEAANLKGHETVLDAYCGIGTISLALAQHAEQVYAMEIVHESIKMAKQNAKMNGIDNVHFETGSADEILPKWSEQGVKFDVAVVDPPRKGLDEDFIQTLISQNPKTIVYVSCNPGTCARDCRKFADAGYKLEYVKPVDLFPQTPHVECVVKLTK, from the coding sequence ATGAAACAAATTAAATTTAGCAAAAATGAAGTACTTACAGGCACAGTCGTAGATTTAACACATGAAGGCGCAGGCGTTGTAAAGATTGAAGATTATCCATTCTTCGTTGAAGGCGCATTACCAGGTGAAGAAGTTTCGATTAAAGTGATGAAAGTCGGTAAAACGTTTGGATTTGCAAGACTTGAGAAAGTACTTACAAAAAGTGCTGACCGCGTTGAAGAGAAAGATATTATCGGAAGACGTGTCGGTACGATGACGCTACAGCATATGTCATATGATGCCCAACTTAAGTTTAAGCAGCATCTTGTTGAAAGTGCGTTTATACGATTAGGGAAATTTAACAAAGTCAAAGTATGGGAAACAGTCGGAATGGATTACCCATATGAATACCGTAATAAAGCACAAATCCCAGTGCGTTCAGTAAACGGTAACGTTGAAACAGGATTTTTCAGAAAGAACAGCCATCAGCTTGTTCCGGTTGAGAATTTCTATATTCAGCATAAAGCAATTGATGAAGCAATTGTTAAAGTGCGTGATATATTACGTAAATATGATATCGTTCCTTATAACGAACGCAATCATAACGGAGAAATACGTCATATCGTCGTAAAACGTGGTCACTATACAGGACAGCTTATGATCATTCTCGTTACAAACAAGAAACGTTTAGCGAATATCGATTCGATCACACACGATATCGTAAAAAGTATAGAAAACGTTGAGAGTGTAGTACTGAACTTCAACAATCAGGAAGGCAACGTAATTCTTGGACGTAACAATACAGTATTACACGGAACGCCTTATTATACAGATAAGATGTTAGGGTTAGAATTCAGAGTATCACCGAATTCATTCTTCCAGGTAAATACACCACAGGCAGAAACATTATATAAACTTGCACTTGAAGCGGCGAATTTAAAAGGACATGAAACGGTACTGGATGCATATTGTGGTATCGGAACAATTTCACTCGCACTTGCACAGCATGCTGAACAAGTTTATGCGATGGAAATTGTGCATGAGTCAATTAAAATGGCGAAGCAGAATGCTAAAATGAACGGTATTGATAATGTGCATTTTGAAACAGGTTCTGCTGATGAAATCTTACCGAAGTGGAGCGAACAAGGTGTGAAGTTTGATGTCGCTGTTGTCGATCCACCACGTAAAGGGCTAGATGAGGACTTCATACAGACATTAATCTCACAAAACCCGAAAACAATCGTGTATGTCAGCTGCAATCCAGGAACATGCGCACGTGACTGCCGTAAGTTTGCAGATGCAGGTTATAAATTGGAATACGTAAAACCAGTGGATTTATTCCCACAAACACCACATGTGGAATGTGTTGTAAAATTAACGAAATAA
- a CDS encoding 5'-nucleotidase C-terminal domain-containing protein, with the protein MYKLSILATTDTHSHVSLYDYFMGSYLEENGLILAGSKIDAIRKSNQSKGKITVVVDNGDILQGNILADYAADKHPDIHPAIHMMNEIQYDVSTFGNHEFNYGLDYLQQTISKAEFPFVNCNVKYVNGDYVGTPYMMFEREFPDGEKVMIGVTGVVPEQILKWDEGHLNGKVIVEDMYQSLYQYTHQMKSQGADIVIALMHTGLDQEKLDDFEGAENAVYKLAQIDAIDAFVFGHTHQVFPGPDYDSVPNADISKGKLFNAFGVQPVCFASHLGEIELTLQKTTDGFEVVDGISKVHTLKESNIEINEAYVKANQAAHDSVLEYINQPIGHSDQHIESYFAQIGVSRAAQIVAQAGKESFLQLAERDNLKVAHLISTSAPIKAGRDGVNDYIDIEAGPLTLKDAINIYRFPNIMSVVQVSGRVLKEWVEWSVSCFNTIDKSLILKDNKSTAPGFPSYNMDIFYELTYGIDLTVQARYSNTGELISDSNRVHNLQYDGQAVTDDKMYTVITNDYRTNFCPILKDESVVKLQIEPLEVRQCIIDYIKHSDLNFELKRPFYFMQDGVYRFKSSPEGVRHIQEGITATTAYDGDYLIYEVNTNKQ; encoded by the coding sequence ATGTATAAATTATCAATATTAGCAACTACAGATACACATAGTCATGTCAGTTTATATGATTACTTCATGGGTTCGTATTTAGAGGAGAATGGGCTAATTCTTGCAGGCAGTAAAATCGATGCAATTCGTAAATCAAATCAATCAAAAGGAAAGATTACCGTCGTCGTTGATAATGGGGATATTCTGCAAGGTAATATTCTCGCAGATTATGCTGCAGACAAGCATCCTGATATACATCCTGCCATTCATATGATGAATGAAATTCAGTATGATGTATCAACATTTGGGAATCATGAATTTAATTATGGTCTTGATTACTTACAACAGACGATCAGTAAAGCTGAGTTCCCGTTTGTAAACTGTAACGTTAAATACGTCAATGGTGATTACGTCGGCACACCATATATGATGTTTGAACGTGAATTTCCGGATGGTGAGAAGGTTATGATTGGTGTTACAGGTGTTGTTCCCGAGCAGATTTTAAAATGGGATGAAGGGCATTTGAATGGCAAAGTGATTGTAGAAGATATGTATCAATCGCTATATCAATACACACATCAAATGAAATCTCAAGGCGCAGATATCGTCATTGCATTAATGCATACAGGACTTGATCAGGAAAAGTTAGATGATTTTGAAGGGGCAGAGAATGCGGTTTACAAACTTGCACAAATCGATGCAATCGATGCATTCGTGTTCGGCCATACACATCAAGTGTTTCCTGGTCCGGATTATGATTCTGTACCAAATGCAGACATTTCAAAAGGTAAACTCTTTAACGCGTTCGGTGTACAACCTGTATGTTTTGCAAGTCACCTCGGTGAAATTGAACTCACATTACAGAAGACGACGGATGGCTTTGAAGTCGTTGACGGCATCAGTAAAGTACATACATTAAAGGAATCAAATATTGAAATTAACGAAGCATATGTTAAGGCAAATCAAGCTGCACACGATTCAGTGCTTGAGTATATTAATCAGCCGATTGGTCATAGTGATCAGCATATCGAAAGTTACTTTGCACAAATCGGTGTAAGTCGTGCAGCACAAATTGTTGCACAAGCCGGTAAAGAAAGTTTTCTTCAATTAGCAGAACGTGACAATTTAAAGGTGGCGCACCTTATTTCTACGAGCGCACCGATAAAAGCTGGTCGTGATGGTGTAAATGACTATATAGATATTGAAGCAGGACCGCTTACATTAAAAGATGCGATTAATATATATCGCTTTCCAAATATAATGTCGGTCGTTCAAGTGAGCGGCAGAGTGCTTAAAGAATGGGTTGAGTGGAGTGTCTCTTGTTTTAATACGATAGACAAATCTCTCATATTAAAGGATAATAAGTCTACTGCCCCCGGATTTCCAAGTTATAATATGGATATCTTCTATGAATTAACTTACGGTATTGATCTGACAGTACAAGCGCGATATAGCAATACCGGGGAATTAATAAGTGACAGCAACAGAGTTCATAACTTACAGTATGATGGACAAGCTGTGACAGATGACAAAATGTACACGGTAATTACGAATGACTACAGAACGAATTTCTGTCCGATATTAAAGGATGAATCTGTAGTAAAGCTGCAAATAGAACCATTAGAAGTAAGACAGTGTATCATCGATTATATTAAACATTCAGATTTAAACTTTGAGTTAAAGCGACCATTTTACTTTATGCAGGACGGAGTATACCGCTTTAAATCAAGTCCTGAAGGTGTTCGCCACATTCAAGAAGGGATTACAGCAACAACAGCTTATGACGGAGACTACTTAATATATGAAGTGAATACAAATAAACAATAG
- a CDS encoding glucose 1-dehydrogenase, whose protein sequence is MYQDLKGKVAIITGAATGIGRAIALRYAQEGVHVVVNYHSKKDEAQKLVEAIKSYQVDALMIKGDTTNKNDMDKLVNETIQHFGAFHIFVNNAGIQSDIPSHTMSLEEFDKVIDVNLRGTFIGCQIALCHYMENKFKGVIINVSSVHEIIPWPHYAHYCASKGGVKLLTQSLALEYARVQIRVNNIAPGSVNTPINAENFKTEQDKQDADLFVPLGYVAEPEEIANVAAFLASKESKYITGQTIVADGGLSLYPSHRNFEYDQLLESFTDEVNTKK, encoded by the coding sequence ATGTATCAGGACTTGAAAGGGAAAGTAGCGATTATTACTGGAGCGGCAACAGGCATCGGACGTGCTATCGCGTTACGTTATGCACAAGAAGGTGTACATGTTGTTGTGAACTATCATTCAAAAAAAGATGAAGCGCAAAAACTCGTTGAAGCAATAAAAAGTTATCAAGTAGATGCGTTAATGATAAAAGGAGATACGACAAATAAAAATGATATGGACAAACTCGTAAATGAAACGATACAGCATTTTGGTGCGTTTCATATTTTCGTTAACAACGCCGGAATTCAGTCGGATATTCCAAGTCATACGATGTCACTGGAAGAGTTTGATAAAGTGATCGATGTTAATTTGCGCGGTACATTTATCGGTTGTCAAATCGCCCTGTGTCATTATATGGAAAACAAATTTAAAGGTGTGATTATAAATGTATCCAGCGTACATGAAATAATACCTTGGCCACATTATGCCCATTACTGTGCAAGTAAAGGCGGCGTTAAACTACTGACACAAAGCTTAGCACTTGAGTATGCACGCGTACAGATTCGCGTGAATAATATTGCACCTGGAAGTGTCAACACACCGATTAACGCTGAAAATTTTAAAACAGAACAGGATAAGCAAGATGCTGATTTATTCGTTCCGCTCGGATATGTCGCAGAGCCAGAAGAAATTGCAAATGTTGCTGCATTTTTAGCGAGTAAAGAAAGTAAATATATTACAGGACAGACGATTGTAGCCGATGGTGGATTAAGTTTATATCCATCGCACCGAAATTTTGAATACGATCAACTGCTGGAATCATTTACAGATGAAGTGAATACTAAAAAATAA
- a CDS encoding diacylglycerol kinase translates to MRKRARIIYNPTSGRELFKRALPDVLIKLEDAGYETSAYATKCAGDATAAAERAVEDKFDLVIAAGGDGTINEVVNGIAEKEYRPDIGVIPMGTVNDFGRALLIPKDIDEAVDVIVSGQTVPVDVGKMNNRYFINIAGGGKITEVSYEAPSRLKTVLGPLAYYVKGLEMLPEIKASDVRIEYDGEVFSGEAMMFLIGLTNSVGGFEKLVPDASINDGYFTLLILEKVNFAEFGHVFTLASRGEHIKHPKVHYVKAKDIKVSSFDKVQLNVDGEFGGILPAHFINLERHINVYSLLEQLNPEKKNEIEEEYRESTKIVRD, encoded by the coding sequence TTGAGAAAACGTGCCAGAATTATATATAATCCGACATCTGGGAGAGAATTATTTAAAAGAGCATTACCTGATGTATTAATAAAGCTTGAGGATGCCGGATACGAAACGAGTGCGTATGCTACGAAGTGCGCCGGAGATGCGACAGCAGCGGCAGAACGTGCAGTAGAAGATAAGTTTGATTTAGTCATCGCAGCTGGTGGAGACGGTACGATTAATGAAGTCGTTAATGGTATAGCTGAGAAAGAATACAGACCTGATATCGGTGTCATTCCGATGGGTACAGTGAACGACTTTGGTCGTGCTTTACTTATTCCGAAAGATATTGATGAAGCAGTCGATGTTATTGTTAGCGGTCAGACAGTACCCGTTGATGTCGGCAAGATGAACAATCGTTACTTCATTAACATTGCAGGTGGCGGTAAAATTACAGAAGTAAGTTATGAGGCACCGAGCCGATTAAAGACAGTGCTAGGGCCATTAGCATATTACGTTAAAGGACTGGAAATGCTTCCTGAAATTAAAGCGAGTGACGTACGTATTGAATATGACGGGGAAGTATTCAGTGGCGAGGCGATGATGTTTTTAATCGGGCTGACAAATTCAGTAGGTGGATTTGAGAAACTCGTACCTGATGCATCGATCAATGATGGGTATTTTACGTTACTCATTTTAGAAAAAGTGAATTTTGCTGAATTTGGACATGTGTTTACACTTGCGTCAAGAGGTGAACATATTAAACATCCGAAAGTTCATTACGTAAAAGCAAAAGACATTAAAGTTTCATCATTTGATAAAGTGCAGCTGAATGTAGATGGTGAGTTTGGTGGAATACTGCCTGCCCACTTCATTAACCTGGAACGTCATATTAATGTGTATAGCTTGTTAGAACAATTAAATCCAGAGAAGAAGAATGAAATAGAAGAAGAGTATCGTGAATCAACAAAAATCGTTAGAGATTAA